The following coding sequences are from one Devosia neptuniae window:
- the rnr gene encoding ribonuclease R, whose protein sequence is MAQVPPKKPKNTSGPRRARQPAAGALPTREQLLEALAQQSDIKGKRDLAKVFGIRGDMRRPFKAMLAELEGEGIITRTRKALRRTAALPHVTVLDIPSDADPDNLHAFPAQWNEEEGERPRVAVIQGRDARVAPAPGDRILARIDAGEAEVPVYTAKPMKILDKPRKGQIGIVRMDDDGARLIPVDRKQKEMRIPLGDLLTASDGDLVEVEVKLSGRLMIPRAKVVAVIGNPMSEGAISLIAIHNLEIPYRFPASVTREAEEAKEATLKGREDWRELPLVTIDPPDAKDHDDAVYAEPDTDAANPGGFIVYVAIADVAAYVRPGTALDREAYLRGNSVYFPDRVVPMLPERISNELCSLKEGEPRASLAVRMVMGADGRKRSHSFHRVLMRSAAKLSYQQAQAAIDGNPDDKTGPILEPILRPLWAAYAAMAKARDQRGPLDLDLPERKIVLDDKGLVKDIRIPDRLDAHRLIEEMMIAANVAAAETLESKRSPLLYRVHDEPSSEKLQALRDFLGSLDIAVKKSDSVRASDFNGVLAQSRKAGNVEQVSEMVLRSQAQAEYAPENYGHFGLNLDRYAHFTSPIRRYADLIVHRALIKALDLGSDGLSEQEGLKLTGIGQHISATERRAMLAERETADRLLAQFLSAQIGARFEGRISGVTRSGLFVRLLDTGADGFIPASTLGQDYYRYVEEMQSMVGERTGEKFSLGDRVTVRLLEVAPIAGAMRFELLSEGTRVNPSSVRRGQKRPSRSYGPKGRKKR, encoded by the coding sequence ATGGCCCAAGTGCCACCCAAAAAACCAAAAAACACCTCCGGCCCCAGGCGCGCGCGACAGCCCGCTGCTGGCGCTCTGCCCACCCGCGAACAGCTGCTCGAAGCTCTCGCCCAGCAGTCCGACATCAAAGGCAAGCGCGATCTTGCCAAGGTCTTCGGCATCCGTGGCGACATGCGCCGGCCGTTCAAGGCCATGCTGGCCGAGCTTGAGGGCGAGGGGATCATTACCCGCACCCGCAAGGCCCTGCGCCGCACCGCCGCCCTGCCCCATGTCACCGTGCTCGACATCCCCAGTGACGCCGACCCGGACAATCTCCACGCCTTCCCCGCGCAATGGAACGAGGAAGAAGGCGAACGCCCACGCGTCGCCGTTATCCAGGGCCGCGACGCCCGCGTTGCGCCCGCCCCCGGCGACCGTATTCTGGCGCGCATCGATGCCGGCGAAGCCGAGGTGCCGGTCTATACCGCCAAGCCGATGAAAATCCTCGATAAGCCCCGCAAGGGCCAGATCGGCATTGTCCGCATGGACGATGATGGCGCCCGCCTGATCCCGGTCGATCGCAAGCAGAAGGAAATGCGGATTCCGCTAGGCGATCTGCTGACCGCCAGCGATGGCGATCTGGTCGAAGTCGAGGTCAAGCTATCCGGCCGCCTGATGATTCCGCGCGCCAAGGTCGTTGCCGTCATCGGCAATCCAATGTCGGAAGGCGCCATCAGCCTGATCGCTATTCATAATCTGGAAATCCCTTACCGCTTCCCAGCCAGCGTCACCCGTGAGGCCGAAGAGGCCAAGGAAGCAACGCTCAAGGGCCGCGAGGACTGGCGCGAATTGCCGCTGGTCACCATCGATCCGCCCGACGCCAAGGACCATGACGACGCTGTCTACGCCGAGCCCGATACGGACGCGGCCAATCCCGGCGGCTTCATTGTCTATGTCGCCATTGCCGACGTCGCCGCCTATGTCCGCCCCGGCACGGCACTCGACCGTGAAGCCTATCTGCGCGGCAATTCGGTCTATTTCCCCGACCGCGTCGTGCCTATGCTGCCCGAACGCATCTCCAATGAGCTTTGCTCGCTCAAGGAAGGCGAGCCACGCGCTTCGCTGGCTGTGCGCATGGTCATGGGGGCCGATGGCCGCAAGCGCAGCCACAGCTTCCATCGCGTGCTGATGCGCTCGGCCGCCAAGCTCAGCTACCAGCAGGCTCAGGCCGCCATTGACGGCAATCCTGATGACAAGACCGGGCCGATCCTCGAGCCCATCCTGCGCCCACTCTGGGCCGCCTATGCCGCCATGGCCAAGGCGCGCGACCAGCGTGGTCCGCTTGATCTCGATCTGCCCGAGCGCAAGATCGTGCTCGACGATAAGGGCCTGGTGAAGGATATCCGCATTCCCGACCGGCTCGATGCCCATCGCCTCATCGAAGAAATGATGATCGCGGCCAATGTGGCGGCGGCCGAAACGCTGGAATCCAAACGTTCGCCCCTGCTCTATCGGGTGCATGACGAGCCCAGCAGCGAAAAGCTGCAGGCTTTGCGCGATTTCCTCGGCTCGCTCGATATCGCGGTCAAGAAATCCGATTCCGTCCGCGCCAGCGATTTCAATGGCGTGCTCGCCCAATCCCGCAAGGCGGGTAATGTCGAGCAGGTCAGCGAGATGGTGCTGCGCAGCCAGGCCCAGGCTGAATATGCGCCCGAGAATTACGGCCATTTCGGCCTCAACCTGGATCGCTACGCCCACTTCACCTCACCCATCCGCCGCTATGCCGATCTCATCGTGCACCGCGCGCTGATCAAGGCGCTGGACCTGGGTAGTGATGGTCTGTCCGAGCAGGAAGGGCTCAAGCTCACCGGCATTGGCCAGCACATCTCGGCCACCGAGCGCCGCGCCATGCTGGCCGAGCGCGAAACTGCCGATCGCCTGCTGGCGCAGTTCCTTTCCGCTCAGATCGGCGCCCGCTTTGAGGGCCGTATTTCCGGCGTCACCCGTTCGGGCCTGTTCGTGCGCCTGCTCGACACCGGCGCCGATGGTTTTATCCCCGCCTCCACTCTGGGGCAGGATTATTACCGCTATGTCGAGGAGATGCAGTCCATGGTGGGCGAGCGCACCGGCGAAAAGTTCAGCCTGGGCGATCGCGTAACCGTGCGGCTACTCGAAGTTGCCCCGATTGCCGGTGCTATGCGCTTTGAATTGTTGTCCGAAGGGACGCGCGTCAATCCGTCATCTGTGCGTCGCGGGCAGAAGCGCCCATCTAGGAGTTACGGGCCCAAGGGCCGCAAAAAGAGGTGA
- a CDS encoding DUF3572 domain-containing protein, which translates to MASLADSCLGYLAENPDELLAFMQFAGFDPDMLRRSVGSSALQHGLVDYFASNESILLALCANTGITPEAFMRVWQRLNPSG; encoded by the coding sequence GTGGCAAGCCTCGCCGATTCCTGCCTGGGCTATCTCGCGGAAAATCCCGATGAACTGCTGGCTTTCATGCAGTTTGCCGGTTTTGACCCCGATATGCTGCGCCGCTCCGTCGGCTCATCCGCGCTGCAGCACGGGCTCGTGGACTACTTTGCCTCAAACGAGTCGATTCTGCTCGCCCTCTGCGCAAATACCGGCATCACGCCCGAAGCGTTCATGCGCGTGTGGCAGCGCCTCAATCCATCGGGGTAG
- a CDS encoding response regulator, whose product MPKTVMIVEDNELNMKLFNDLLESRGYAVIQTRNGMEALDLARAHHPDLILMDIQLPEVSGLVVTKWLKDDEELAHIPVIAVTAFAMKGDEERILQGGCEGYISKPISVPHFLETIAHYIGPA is encoded by the coding sequence ATGCCCAAGACTGTGATGATCGTGGAAGATAACGAGCTGAACATGAAGCTGTTCAACGATCTGCTCGAATCGCGCGGCTATGCCGTTATCCAGACCCGGAACGGGATGGAAGCGCTCGATCTAGCCCGCGCCCATCATCCTGATCTGATTCTGATGGATATCCAATTGCCGGAGGTTTCGGGCCTGGTCGTCACCAAATGGCTCAAGGACGACGAGGAATTGGCCCATATTCCGGTTATCGCGGTCACCGCCTTTGCCATGAAGGGCGACGAAGAACGGATTCTGCAGGGCGGCTGCGAGGGATACATTAGTAAACCCATCTCCGTGCCTCATTTTCTGGAAACTATTGCCCACTATATTGGCCCTGCCTGA
- the topA gene encoding type I DNA topoisomerase, protein MKVVVVESPAKAKTINKYLGSGYEVLASFGHIRDLPAKDGSVRPDEDFAMSWEVDTASKKRVADIANALKGADGLILATDPDREGEAISWHILDVLRAKKAIKKDTTVQRVVFNAITKDAVTAAMAKPRDIDMPLVDAYLARRALDYLVGFTLSPILWRKLPGSRSAGRVQSVALRLVSDREAEIEKFKADEYWSVEAKLAQKGKSFLARLFSVDGKKTDKLDIKTGENAAELKQLIEAGQFNVSNVEKKPTKRNPYAPFTTSSLQQDASSRLGLSPSRTMQIAQRLYEDGLITYMRTDAVQMAPEGIAMARSVVGKYFGEEYLPEKARIYQTKAKNAQEAHEAIRPTDMFKRPENLNLDADQSKLYGLIWRRTLASQMKSAEIDRTTVDIAVNVPARQVELRAVGSVVTFPGFLKLYGVEVKSDEDEEDEDSRELPPLAVGDKPDLQSVDIEQHFTQPPSRYTEASLIKKMEELGIGRPSTYAATLTTLKDRDYVRLEGKALHPEDRGRIVTAFLESFFTRYVEYGFTAGLEEQLDQVSAGELEYKTVLRDFWKDFTHATDEIKDLRVSEVLDALNELLASRIFPPKEDGSDPRRCPTCGTGQLSLKLGKFGAFIGCSNYPECKHTMQLSDAAAGQSSEAAQGDGILGTDPESGEEVYLKTGRFGPYVQLGEGKEPKRSSLPKGWEAATLNLEQALKLLSLPREVGLHPETQLPISAGIGRYGPFVLHDGKYANLPDVEEVFTVGLNRAVDLIAQKAAGGFKRGGGATVAAIQTFEHDNGPITVRAGRYGPYVNQGKINATIPKDVQPEAVTLDQAVQWIAARAEATGTKVKKAPAKKAAAKKPAAKKATTKAAAEKPAAKKAAPKKTAVKKVVSDEDVPF, encoded by the coding sequence ATGAAGGTCGTCGTCGTTGAAAGTCCGGCTAAAGCCAAGACAATCAACAAATATTTGGGCTCGGGCTATGAAGTCCTGGCGTCCTTCGGCCATATCCGCGATCTCCCCGCGAAGGACGGATCGGTCCGTCCGGATGAAGATTTCGCCATGTCCTGGGAGGTCGACACGGCCTCCAAGAAGCGTGTTGCCGACATTGCCAACGCCCTCAAGGGTGCCGATGGCCTGATCCTCGCCACCGACCCTGACCGCGAAGGCGAAGCGATTTCCTGGCATATTCTGGATGTGCTGCGGGCCAAGAAAGCCATCAAGAAAGACACGACCGTCCAGCGTGTGGTGTTCAACGCCATCACCAAGGATGCCGTGACCGCCGCGATGGCTAAGCCGCGCGACATCGACATGCCGCTGGTGGACGCCTATCTCGCCCGCCGCGCTCTCGATTACCTCGTGGGTTTCACCCTTTCGCCCATCCTCTGGCGCAAGCTGCCCGGCTCCCGTTCGGCCGGCCGCGTGCAATCGGTGGCCTTGCGCCTGGTCTCCGACCGCGAAGCCGAGATCGAAAAGTTCAAGGCCGACGAATATTGGTCGGTTGAAGCCAAGCTCGCCCAAAAGGGCAAGAGCTTCCTGGCCCGCCTCTTCTCCGTCGATGGCAAAAAGACCGACAAGCTCGACATCAAGACCGGCGAAAACGCCGCCGAGCTCAAGCAATTGATCGAGGCCGGTCAGTTCAACGTCTCCAACGTCGAAAAGAAGCCGACCAAGCGCAATCCCTACGCGCCCTTCACCACGTCGAGCCTGCAACAGGACGCCAGCTCGCGCCTCGGCCTGTCGCCGTCGCGCACCATGCAGATCGCCCAGCGCCTCTACGAAGACGGTCTGATCACCTATATGCGTACCGACGCCGTTCAGATGGCGCCCGAGGGCATTGCCATGGCCCGCTCGGTCGTCGGCAAATATTTCGGCGAGGAATATTTGCCGGAAAAGGCCCGCATCTATCAGACCAAGGCCAAGAACGCCCAGGAGGCGCACGAGGCCATCCGCCCCACCGACATGTTCAAGCGCCCGGAAAATCTCAATCTGGATGCTGACCAGTCCAAGCTCTATGGCCTGATCTGGCGCCGCACGCTCGCCTCGCAAATGAAATCAGCCGAGATCGATCGCACCACGGTCGATATCGCCGTCAACGTGCCTGCCCGCCAGGTCGAACTGCGAGCCGTCGGCTCGGTCGTCACCTTCCCCGGCTTCCTCAAGCTCTATGGCGTCGAGGTCAAATCCGACGAGGATGAGGAAGACGAGGATAGCCGCGAACTGCCCCCGCTCGCCGTGGGCGACAAGCCCGATCTGCAATCGGTCGATATCGAGCAGCATTTCACCCAGCCGCCCAGCCGCTATACCGAAGCCAGCCTGATCAAGAAGATGGAAGAACTCGGCATCGGCCGCCCCTCCACCTATGCGGCGACGCTGACCACCCTTAAGGACCGCGACTATGTCCGCCTCGAGGGCAAGGCTTTGCATCCCGAAGATCGCGGCCGCATCGTCACCGCCTTCCTCGAGAGCTTCTTCACCCGCTATGTCGAATACGGCTTCACCGCGGGCCTCGAAGAACAGCTCGACCAGGTCTCGGCAGGCGAACTCGAATACAAGACTGTGCTGCGCGACTTCTGGAAGGATTTCACGCACGCCACCGACGAGATCAAAGATCTGCGCGTTTCCGAAGTACTGGACGCGCTGAACGAACTCCTCGCCAGCCGCATCTTCCCGCCCAAGGAAGATGGCTCGGATCCGCGCCGCTGCCCCACTTGCGGCACCGGTCAGCTCTCGCTCAAGCTGGGCAAATTCGGCGCCTTTATCGGCTGCTCCAACTACCCCGAATGCAAGCACACCATGCAGCTTTCGGACGCGGCCGCCGGCCAGTCCAGCGAAGCGGCGCAAGGCGATGGCATTCTGGGCACCGATCCGGAATCGGGCGAAGAGGTTTATCTGAAGACCGGCCGTTTCGGCCCCTATGTCCAGCTCGGCGAAGGCAAGGAGCCCAAGCGCTCTTCCCTGCCCAAGGGCTGGGAAGCGGCCACGCTCAATCTCGAACAAGCCCTCAAGCTGCTCTCGCTTCCCCGCGAAGTGGGCTTGCATCCCGAGACGCAGCTCCCCATATCCGCTGGCATCGGCCGCTACGGTCCCTTCGTCCTGCATGATGGCAAATATGCCAACCTGCCCGACGTCGAAGAGGTCTTCACCGTCGGCCTCAACCGCGCCGTCGACCTGATCGCCCAGAAAGCCGCTGGCGGCTTCAAGCGCGGCGGTGGCGCAACGGTCGCTGCCATCCAGACCTTCGAGCACGATAACGGCCCCATCACCGTCCGCGCCGGCCGCTACGGCCCCTATGTCAACCAGGGCAAGATCAACGCCACCATCCCCAAGGACGTACAGCCCGAGGCGGTAACGCTCGACCAGGCGGTGCAGTGGATCGCGGCACGCGCCGAAGCTACTGGGACCAAGGTGAAAAAGGCTCCGGCGAAGAAAGCCGCTGCCAAGAAGCCCGCAGCAAAAAAGGCGACGACTAAAGCTGCTGCTGAAAAGCCCGCCGCCAAGAAAGCGGCACCGAAGAAAACGGCGGTCAAGAAGGTCGTATCGGACGAGGATGTGCCGTTCTAG
- the dprA gene encoding DNA-processing protein DprA — MLTPPQRVAWLRLLRTDNVGPVTFRQLLNRFGSAEAAIDALPGLLKRTGKPLRITTPSQAEDEIAGLERYGARLVATGEAAYPDLLNHIPASPPLVTMAGGENLDWQRTVGIVGARNASSAGIKMTRLLATDLGERGYTVVSGLARGIDTAAHQASLTTGTIAVLAGGFDKIYPSENIPLAHDILDNGGALLTEMPLGWEPRAKDFPRRNRLVSGLSLGIVVVEAAKRSGSLITARLALEQNRDVFAVPGSPLDPRAEGGNSLIQQGAKLITNAEDIIETLGSADPARNALFDPPWEPDLGIEAAEPAPGDDEKSRLLSALSATPVEIDELIRQSSLSAGTMQMLLLELDLAGQIEWSSGQLVALKYS, encoded by the coding sequence ATGTTGACCCCCCCGCAGCGCGTCGCCTGGCTTCGCCTGCTGCGTACCGACAATGTCGGGCCGGTCACCTTCCGCCAATTACTCAATCGCTTCGGCTCAGCCGAGGCGGCGATTGATGCCCTGCCCGGCCTGCTCAAGCGCACTGGCAAGCCGCTGCGCATCACCACGCCATCCCAGGCCGAAGACGAGATTGCCGGGCTTGAGCGCTATGGCGCGCGCCTCGTTGCCACGGGCGAAGCGGCATACCCTGACCTGCTCAACCACATTCCCGCCTCCCCGCCGCTGGTCACCATGGCCGGCGGCGAGAATCTGGATTGGCAACGGACGGTCGGCATTGTCGGCGCGCGCAATGCTTCGTCCGCCGGCATCAAGATGACCCGTCTCTTGGCCACGGACCTCGGCGAGCGCGGCTACACCGTGGTCTCGGGCCTGGCCCGTGGTATCGACACGGCCGCCCACCAGGCCAGCCTCACCACGGGCACGATTGCCGTTCTGGCCGGTGGCTTCGACAAGATCTATCCGTCCGAAAATATCCCGCTCGCCCACGATATTCTCGACAATGGCGGCGCCCTGCTCACCGAAATGCCGCTGGGCTGGGAACCGCGCGCCAAGGATTTCCCGAGGCGTAACCGGCTGGTTTCCGGTCTGTCGCTCGGCATTGTCGTGGTCGAAGCCGCCAAGCGCTCCGGCTCGCTGATCACCGCTCGGCTGGCATTGGAACAGAACCGCGACGTGTTCGCCGTACCCGGCTCGCCCTTGGACCCACGCGCCGAGGGCGGCAATTCGCTGATCCAGCAAGGCGCCAAGCTGATCACCAATGCCGAAGACATCATCGAAACATTGGGCAGTGCCGATCCGGCCCGCAACGCCCTGTTCGATCCGCCATGGGAGCCAGACCTCGGCATCGAAGCTGCCGAGCCAGCCCCCGGCGACGACGAAAAATCCCGGCTGCTATCAGCCCTCAGCGCCACGCCCGTCGAGATCGACGAGTTGATCCGGCAATCCAGCCTCAGCGCCGGGACCATGCAAATGCTGCTGCTCGAACTCGATCTGGCCGGCCAGATCGAGTGGTCGAGCGGGCAACTTGTGGCGCTGAAATATAGCTGA
- a CDS encoding aldo/keto reductase: MEYRKLGNSGTIVSHLCLGTMTFGKEADEATSHRLLDDYVAAGGNFIDTADVYNAGASESIIGNWLKADASRANSVVIATKARFPMGEGRNDVGISRKHLRSALDASLKRLGVEQVDLYQMHAFDAVTPLEETLRFLDDATRNGKIAYYGFSNFTAWQLTKAVYLAKLNGYQPPVTLQPQYSLLSRDIEHEIVPASLDAQIGLLPWSPLGGGWLSGKYKRDQAPTGATRLGENPNRGMEAFEARNAKDSTWAVIGAVEDIAKAHKVSMAQVALAWVAAQPAVTSVILGARTPEQLADNLKSAALKLSQADIDALNAASKPVVGDYPYGTAGINQRNRGR, translated from the coding sequence ATGGAATACCGCAAACTCGGCAATAGCGGCACGATCGTCTCGCATTTGTGCCTGGGCACGATGACGTTCGGCAAGGAAGCCGACGAAGCAACCTCGCATCGCCTGCTGGATGATTATGTGGCGGCCGGGGGCAATTTCATCGATACGGCCGATGTTTACAACGCCGGCGCGTCCGAAAGCATTATCGGCAACTGGCTCAAGGCCGATGCCAGCCGCGCCAATAGCGTGGTGATCGCCACCAAGGCGCGGTTTCCCATGGGGGAGGGGCGGAACGATGTGGGCATATCGCGCAAGCATTTGCGCTCGGCGCTCGATGCCTCGCTCAAGCGGCTGGGCGTGGAGCAGGTCGATCTCTATCAGATGCACGCCTTCGACGCGGTGACCCCGCTCGAGGAAACGCTGCGCTTTCTCGATGACGCGACGCGTAACGGCAAGATTGCCTATTATGGTTTTTCCAACTTCACTGCCTGGCAGCTGACCAAGGCGGTGTATCTGGCCAAACTTAATGGCTACCAGCCGCCGGTGACGCTGCAGCCGCAATATAGCCTGCTCTCCCGCGACATCGAACACGAGATCGTGCCGGCCTCGCTCGACGCCCAGATCGGGCTTTTGCCCTGGTCCCCGCTGGGTGGCGGTTGGCTGTCGGGCAAGTATAAGCGCGATCAGGCGCCGACGGGCGCAACCCGGCTGGGCGAAAACCCCAATCGCGGCATGGAGGCCTTCGAGGCGCGCAATGCCAAGGACAGCACCTGGGCGGTGATCGGCGCGGTCGAGGACATCGCCAAGGCACATAAGGTCAGCATGGCGCAGGTCGCGCTGGCCTGGGTTGCGGCGCAGCCGGCAGTGACATCGGTGATTCTGGGCGCGCGGACGCCGGAGCAACTGGCCGATAATCTCAAATCGGCGGCGCTCAAGCTGAGCCAGGCGGACATTGATGCTTTGAATGCGGCGAGCAAGCCGGTGGTCGGCGACTATCCCTATGGCACCGCAGGCATCAATCAACGCAACCGTGGTCGCTAG
- a CDS encoding PleD family two-component system response regulator, with protein MTARILIVDDIPTNVRLLEARLSAEYFDVVTASSGQEALDICESSDVDMVLLDVMMPIMDGFEVCRRLKANTRTHHVPVLMITALDQPSDRVKGLEVGADDFLTKPVDDMQLMARVKSLVRLKSLTDELRSRAVTGQQIAIEDSFRAMDKINADNGSILIVDTDARHAERIKAYLAPGHRVDVLTQPADAVFQVTGAQYELALITMSLTDFDPLRVCSQIRTLEHTRNLPIILVADEADRPKVVRALDLGVNDFIMRPVERNELAARVRTQIRRQRYATELRHSVNQTMAMAVTDDMTGLYNRRYFERHLGVMLSKAQSQGRDMALMILDVDHFKAVNDTYGHDIGDSVLKEFANRLKRNVRGVDLACRFGGEEFVVLMPDTDVRQAESIAERVRQSVAERSFEAGAGRMIGVTVSVGVTLNESLSDTPETLIKRADVALYRAKREGRNRVVFDAA; from the coding sequence GTGACTGCGCGCATTCTCATCGTCGACGACATCCCCACCAACGTCCGCCTGCTCGAGGCGCGGCTGAGTGCGGAATATTTCGATGTCGTAACCGCTTCGTCTGGCCAGGAAGCCCTCGATATCTGCGAAAGCTCGGATGTCGATATGGTGCTGCTCGACGTCATGATGCCCATCATGGACGGCTTCGAGGTCTGTCGCCGCCTCAAGGCCAATACCCGCACCCATCACGTGCCGGTACTGATGATCACCGCGCTCGATCAGCCCTCCGACCGGGTCAAGGGGCTGGAGGTCGGCGCCGACGATTTTCTGACCAAGCCGGTCGATGACATGCAGTTGATGGCCCGGGTTAAGAGCCTGGTGCGGCTCAAGTCTTTAACCGATGAGCTGCGCTCTCGCGCCGTGACCGGCCAGCAGATTGCCATCGAGGATTCGTTCCGCGCGATGGACAAGATTAACGCCGACAACGGCTCCATCCTGATCGTCGATACCGATGCGCGCCACGCTGAGCGCATCAAGGCCTATCTGGCGCCCGGCCACCGGGTTGACGTGCTGACCCAGCCGGCAGACGCCGTGTTCCAGGTGACGGGCGCGCAGTATGAGCTGGCGCTGATCACCATGTCGCTCACCGATTTCGATCCGCTGCGGGTCTGCTCGCAGATCCGTACGCTGGAGCATACGCGCAACCTGCCGATCATTCTGGTGGCCGATGAGGCTGACCGGCCCAAGGTGGTGCGGGCGCTTGATCTGGGCGTCAATGATTTCATCATGCGGCCCGTGGAGCGCAATGAGCTGGCGGCGCGGGTGCGGACGCAGATTCGACGGCAGCGCTATGCCACTGAGTTGCGCCACAGCGTCAACCAGACCATGGCCATGGCCGTCACCGACGACATGACCGGGCTTTATAACCGGCGTTATTTCGAGCGGCATCTGGGGGTTATGCTGAGCAAGGCTCAGAGCCAGGGGCGCGATATGGCGCTGATGATCCTCGATGTGGATCACTTCAAGGCCGTCAACGACACCTATGGCCACGATATCGGCGATTCCGTGCTCAAGGAGTTCGCTAACCGATTGAAACGTAACGTCCGCGGGGTCGATCTGGCCTGCCGCTTTGGTGGCGAGGAGTTCGTGGTGCTGATGCCCGATACCGATGTTCGGCAGGCAGAATCGATTGCCGAGCGGGTGCGGCAGTCGGTGGCGGAGCGGAGTTTTGAGGCTGGGGCGGGGCGGATGATCGGGGTGACGGTGTCGGTTGGGGTTACGCTCAATGAGAGTTTGAGCGATACGCCGGAGACGCTGATCAAGCGGGCAGATGTGGCGCTGTACCGGGCCAAGCGCGAAGGCCGCAACCGGGTGGTGTTCGACGCGGCTTGA
- the rpmG gene encoding 50S ribosomal protein L33, with product MAKAASVKIKLVSTADTGFYYVTKKNARTQTEKLSYNKYDPVVRKHVEFKEAKIK from the coding sequence ATGGCCAAAGCCGCCTCCGTAAAGATCAAGCTGGTGTCGACGGCCGATACTGGTTTCTACTACGTCACCAAGAAGAACGCCCGCACCCAGACCGAGAAGCTGTCGTACAACAAGTACGATCCGGTCGTGCGCAAGCATGTCGAATTCAAGGAAGCCAAGATCAAGTAA
- a CDS encoding DUF983 domain-containing protein encodes MTAEVTTLEDRQTWQAIGRGTMCKCPHCGKGKMFKSYLKVTDYCASCGEQLDLHRADDFPPYIAIMIVGHLLVAVMLHMEMTWHINPMLYIYTMVPLAIILPLAILPSTKGAIVGFQWARRMHGFGHPAQA; translated from the coding sequence ATGACCGCGGAGGTCACGACTTTGGAAGATCGGCAAACCTGGCAGGCCATCGGGCGCGGCACGATGTGCAAGTGTCCCCATTGCGGCAAGGGCAAGATGTTCAAGTCCTACCTCAAGGTCACCGATTATTGCGCGTCCTGCGGCGAACAGCTTGATCTGCACCGCGCCGACGATTTCCCGCCCTATATCGCTATCATGATTGTCGGCCACCTGCTGGTCGCCGTCATGCTGCACATGGAAATGACCTGGCACATCAATCCCATGCTCTATATCTACACCATGGTGCCGCTGGCTATCATCCTGCCGCTGGCCATTCTGCCCTCCACCAAGGGGGCAATTGTCGGTTTTCAGTGGGCCAGGCGCATGCATGGCTTCGGCCACCCGGCGCAAGCCTGA